From the Streptococcus oralis ATCC 35037 genome, one window contains:
- a CDS encoding DUF1146 family protein, producing MVQLLFTLSSHILFIYLSFYLLKDLVRWEKVLKVTATNTKKVRLLVGFFSIVMGYILSSFFISLYQLWQETLRGLL from the coding sequence ATGGTTCAATTATTATTCACTCTAAGTAGTCATATACTCTTTATTTATTTGAGTTTTTACCTTTTGAAGGATCTTGTGAGATGGGAAAAGGTTTTAAAAGTGACCGCTACTAACACAAAAAAAGTTCGTTTGTTGGTAGGCTTCTTTAGTATTGTGATGGGCTATATCTTGAGTTCATTCTTTATCAGTTTGTACCAACTGTGGCAAGAAACACTTAGAGGACTATTATAA
- the rsmD gene encoding 16S rRNA (guanine(966)-N(2))-methyltransferase RsmD, with product MKIVSGIYGGRPLKTLEGKTTRPTSDKVRGAIFNMIGPYFEGGRVLDLYAGSGGLSIEAVSRGMSHAVLVERDRKAQAIIAENIQMTKEVSKFQLLKMEAERALEQVKGPFDLVFLDPPYAKEQIVADIEKMAERNLFSEEIMVVCETDKSVELPEEIACLGIWKEKIYGISKVTVYVR from the coding sequence ATGAAAATCGTATCAGGAATCTATGGGGGGCGTCCTCTCAAGACGCTAGAAGGCAAGACGACGAGGCCGACATCTGATAAGGTGAGAGGAGCTATCTTTAACATGATAGGTCCCTATTTTGAGGGTGGTCGTGTCTTGGATCTCTATGCTGGCAGTGGTGGTTTATCCATTGAGGCAGTCTCGCGTGGGATGTCCCATGCTGTCTTAGTGGAACGGGATCGAAAGGCGCAAGCTATCATCGCTGAAAATATCCAAATGACCAAGGAAGTTTCCAAATTTCAGCTCTTAAAGATGGAGGCTGAACGGGCCTTGGAGCAAGTGAAAGGTCCCTTTGACCTGGTCTTTTTAGACCCTCCCTATGCCAAGGAACAAATCGTTGCAGATATCGAAAAAATGGCAGAAAGAAACCTTTTCTCCGAAGAGATCATGGTTGTCTGTGAAACCGATAAGTCTGTAGAACTCCCAGAAGAAATCGCCTGCTTAGGTATCTGGAAGGAAAAAATATATGGGATTAGTAAGGTGACGGTCTATGTCAGATAA
- a CDS encoding acylphosphatase codes for MQKVRMIAQGRVQGVGFRWGVYTLALEIGGITGRVWNNDDGTVEILAQADSSATMAKFIQEIRKGPTPFSKVTYLDVQMSNFSSYSDFKVAN; via the coding sequence ATGCAAAAGGTTAGAATGATTGCCCAAGGCAGGGTGCAGGGTGTTGGTTTTCGCTGGGGTGTTTATACTTTAGCTCTTGAAATCGGTGGCATCACTGGTCGTGTCTGGAATAACGACGATGGCACAGTGGAAATTCTCGCTCAGGCAGACTCCTCTGCCACTATGGCAAAATTTATCCAAGAAATCCGAAAAGGTCCGACACCTTTTTCAAAAGTTACCTATCTAGATGTACAAATGAGCAACTTTTCATCCTATTCGGACTTCAAAGTCGCAAATTAG
- a CDS encoding TrmH family RNA methyltransferase, producing MTIITSKANSVVKNAKKLHQKKYRKSAYLIEGWHLFEEAVQAGVTIEKIFALESYRDQLVAFPQTVWVSEEILRDLADTQTPQGIVAVIQKEEVGLPDFRQGKYLFLEDVQDPGNVGTMIRTADAAGFTGVIVSDKSADIYSLKTLRSMQGSHFHLPIYRMPLVSFVEEAKKSNLPILATTLSRDSKDYRELSSLENFVLVMGNEGQGISSVMAESADQLVHIGMKGRAESLNVAVAAGILMFYFS from the coding sequence ATGACTATTATAACCTCAAAAGCCAATTCTGTGGTAAAAAATGCCAAGAAATTACATCAAAAAAAATATCGAAAGTCTGCTTATTTGATTGAGGGCTGGCACTTGTTTGAAGAAGCTGTTCAAGCAGGAGTAACGATTGAGAAGATTTTTGCCTTAGAAAGTTACCGAGATCAGCTAGTCGCTTTTCCTCAAACTGTTTGGGTTTCAGAGGAGATTTTGCGAGATTTAGCAGATACGCAAACTCCTCAAGGGATTGTTGCAGTGATTCAAAAAGAAGAAGTGGGACTGCCTGATTTTCGTCAGGGCAAGTATCTATTTTTAGAGGATGTTCAAGACCCTGGCAATGTGGGCACCATGATTCGGACGGCGGATGCCGCAGGTTTTACAGGGGTTATTGTTTCAGACAAGTCAGCAGATATCTACAGTCTCAAGACCCTGCGTTCCATGCAAGGAAGTCATTTTCATTTGCCTATCTATCGTATGCCTCTTGTCAGCTTTGTAGAAGAGGCAAAGAAGAGCAATTTGCCAATTCTAGCAACGACCTTATCGAGAGATTCAAAGGATTATCGTGAGCTTTCTTCACTAGAGAACTTTGTTTTAGTCATGGGAAATGAAGGGCAGGGGATTAGTTCTGTCATGGCTGAGAGTGCTGATCAGCTGGTTCATATAGGCATGAAAGGCCGAGCAGAAAGTCTCAACGTAGCAGTTGCAGCAGGTATATTGATGTTTTATTTCAGCTAA
- a CDS encoding Bax inhibitor-1/YccA family protein translates to MNQTIVQERSGLNQFYAKVYAFVGLGIGLSALVSALMLTVFQSQLVYFLTHGSLWLMIAAFVEFVLVVVASSMAAKNSPAALPVFLVYSVLNGFTLSFVVAFYTPGTVLSAFVSSALLFFVMATIGIFTKKDLSGMGRALMAALVGLIIAMVVNLFLANSFFDYMISIAMVLVFSGLIAWDNQKIRYVYEQSRGQVATGWVISMALSIYLDFINLFLSILRIFGRND, encoded by the coding sequence ATGAATCAAACGATTGTTCAAGAACGTTCAGGCCTCAATCAATTTTACGCTAAGGTTTACGCCTTTGTGGGCCTTGGGATTGGTCTATCGGCTCTCGTGTCAGCTTTGATGTTGACAGTCTTTCAGTCCCAATTGGTCTACTTTTTAACGCATGGCTCTCTCTGGCTGATGATTGCAGCTTTTGTAGAATTTGTTCTGGTCGTTGTTGCAAGTAGCATGGCTGCCAAAAATAGCCCAGCAGCTCTCCCAGTATTTTTAGTTTATTCTGTTTTAAATGGCTTTACGCTGAGTTTCGTCGTAGCCTTTTATACACCAGGGACCGTCTTGTCAGCCTTTGTATCCAGCGCCCTTCTCTTCTTTGTCATGGCGACAATCGGAATTTTCACCAAGAAAGATTTGAGTGGAATGGGACGAGCTTTGATGGCAGCGCTTGTTGGTCTCATCATTGCCATGGTTGTGAATCTATTTTTAGCCAATAGTTTCTTTGACTACATGATTAGTATTGCCATGGTCTTGGTTTTCTCAGGTTTGATTGCTTGGGACAACCAAAAGATTCGCTATGTTTATGAGCAGTCACGAGGACAAGTCGCGACAGGATGGGTCATCTCAATGGCGCTCAGCATCTACCTAGACTTTATCAACCTCTTCCTTAGCATCTTACGAATCTTTGGTCGAAACGATTAA
- the pflA gene encoding pyruvate formate-lyase-activating protein: MSEETIDYGQVTGMVHSTESFGAVDGPGIRFIVFLQGCHMRCQYCHNPDTWAMETNKSRERTVDDVLTEALRYRGFWGDKGGITVSGGEALLQIDFLIALFTKAKEKGIHCTLDTCALPFRNKPRYLEKFNKLMAVTDLVLLDIKEINEEQHKIVTSQTNKNILACAQYLSDIGKPVWIRHVLVPGLTDRDEDLIELGKFVKTLKNVDKFEILPYHTMGEFKWRELGIPYSLEGVKPPTADRVKNAKELMDTESYQDYMKRVHG, encoded by the coding sequence ATGTCTGAAGAAACAATTGACTATGGACAAGTGACAGGAATGGTGCATTCGACAGAGAGTTTTGGGGCGGTAGATGGCCCTGGGATTCGGTTTATTGTCTTTTTGCAGGGCTGTCACATGCGTTGCCAGTACTGTCATAACCCTGATACATGGGCTATGGAGACCAATAAATCACGTGAACGGACAGTAGACGATGTCTTGACAGAAGCCCTTCGCTACCGTGGTTTCTGGGGAGACAAGGGAGGAATCACTGTTAGTGGTGGAGAAGCCCTCTTACAGATTGATTTCCTAATTGCCCTCTTTACCAAGGCCAAGGAAAAAGGAATCCACTGTACCTTGGATACCTGTGCCCTTCCATTCCGTAACAAACCACGTTATCTCGAAAAGTTTAATAAACTCATGGCGGTGACAGACTTGGTTCTCCTGGATATCAAGGAAATCAATGAAGAACAGCACAAGATTGTCACAAGCCAAACCAATAAAAACATCTTGGCCTGTGCCCAGTACCTATCAGATATCGGGAAGCCTGTTTGGATTCGCCATGTGCTGGTTCCAGGATTGACAGATAGAGATGAGGATTTGATCGAACTTGGTAAGTTTGTCAAGACCCTCAAAAATGTTGACAAGTTTGAAATCTTGCCTTATCACACGATGGGTGAGTTCAAGTGGCGTGAACTTGGAATTCCTTATTCGCTCGAAGGGGTCAAACCTCCAACAGCAGACCGTGTCAAGAATGCCAAGGAATTGATGGATACAGAAAGTTACCAAGATTACATGAAACGTGTTCATGGATAA
- the yidC gene encoding membrane protein insertase YidC produces MKSIKRFALSAMGVALLLVLTGCVQVDKATGQPTGLIWNTIGAPMAEAIKYFATDKGLGFGVAIIIVTIIVRLIILPLGIYQSWKATLHSEKMNALKHVLEPHQTRLKEATTQEEKLEAQQALFAAQKEHGISMFGGVGCFPILIQMPFFSAIYFAAQYTDGVASSTFLGIDLGSPSLLLVAFAGILYYLQSLLSLHGVEDEMQRDQLKRMIYVSPLMIVVFSFFAPASVTLYWVVGGFMMILQQFIVNYVVRPKLRKKVREEFAKNPPKASSFSTGGGRKDVTPNQATAIMTNKKHKKRNAGKQHSRK; encoded by the coding sequence TTGAAATCTATTAAACGTTTTGCCCTCTCTGCTATGGGAGTGGCTTTGCTACTCGTCTTGACAGGCTGTGTCCAAGTAGACAAAGCAACAGGACAACCCACAGGATTGATTTGGAATACCATCGGAGCACCTATGGCTGAAGCTATCAAGTACTTCGCTACTGATAAAGGTCTAGGCTTTGGTGTGGCTATCATTATCGTAACCATTATCGTACGTTTGATTATCTTGCCACTTGGTATCTACCAATCATGGAAGGCAACGCTTCACTCTGAAAAGATGAATGCCCTCAAACATGTCCTTGAGCCACATCAAACACGCCTCAAAGAAGCAACAACTCAGGAAGAAAAACTAGAAGCCCAACAAGCTCTCTTTGCAGCTCAGAAAGAACATGGCATCAGCATGTTCGGTGGTGTAGGATGTTTCCCTATCCTCATTCAAATGCCTTTCTTCTCTGCTATCTACTTTGCAGCCCAATACACTGATGGAGTAGCTAGCTCTACCTTCTTGGGTATCGATCTTGGTTCACCAAGTCTGCTCCTTGTCGCTTTCGCTGGTATCCTCTACTATCTCCAATCACTCCTCTCACTTCATGGAGTAGAAGACGAGATGCAAAGAGATCAACTAAAAAGAATGATTTACGTGAGTCCACTCATGATTGTCGTCTTCTCCTTCTTCGCACCAGCCAGTGTGACGCTTTACTGGGTTGTCGGTGGTTTCATGATGATTCTCCAACAGTTCATCGTTAACTATGTTGTTCGTCCAAAACTTCGCAAAAAAGTTCGTGAAGAATTTGCTAAAAACCCACCAAAAGCAAGTTCGTTTTCAACTGGAGGCGGACGCAAAGATGTCACTCCAAACCAAGCAACTGCGATCATGACCAATAAGAAACATAAAAAACGCAATGCTGGTAAACAACATTCTAGAAAATAA
- the asnA gene encoding aspartate--ammonia ligase: MKKSFIHQQEEISFVKNTFTQYLKDKLEVVEVQGPILSKVGDGMQDNLSGVENPVSVKVLQIPDETYEVVHSLAKWKRHTLARFGFGEGEGLFVHMKALRPDEDSLDATHSVYVDQWDWEKVIPNGQRNIAYLKETVEKIYKAIRLTELAVEARYDIESILPKQITFIHTEELVERYPDLTPKERENAICKEFGAVFLIGIGGELPDGKPHDGRAPDYDDWTTESENGYKGLNGDILVWNESLGCAFELSSMGIRVDEDTLRRQVALTGDEDRLELEWHKALLNGLFPLTIGGGIGQSRMAMFLLRKKHIGEVQTSVWPQEVRDTYENIL, from the coding sequence ATGAAGAAAAGTTTTATTCATCAACAAGAAGAAATTTCCTTTGTCAAAAACACTTTTACCCAGTATTTGAAAGATAAGTTAGAAGTTGTTGAAGTTCAAGGTCCTATCTTGAGCAAGGTCGGAGATGGGATGCAGGACAACCTGTCAGGTGTCGAAAATCCAGTATCTGTCAAGGTTTTGCAGATTCCAGATGAAACCTATGAAGTCGTTCACTCACTTGCCAAATGGAAACGCCACACCTTAGCCCGTTTTGGTTTCGGTGAAGGTGAAGGTCTTTTTGTTCATATGAAGGCCCTTCGTCCAGACGAAGATTCGCTTGATGCGACCCACTCTGTTTATGTGGACCAGTGGGATTGGGAGAAGGTTATCCCAAATGGTCAACGCAATATCGCCTATCTCAAAGAAACCGTTGAGAAGATTTACAAGGCTATTCGTCTGACAGAGCTAGCCGTAGAAGCCCGCTATGATATCGAATCCATCTTGCCAAAACAAATCACCTTTATCCATACAGAAGAGTTGGTGGAACGCTATCCAGATTTAACACCGAAAGAGCGTGAAAATGCGATCTGTAAAGAGTTCGGTGCAGTCTTCTTGATTGGTATCGGTGGCGAGTTGCCTGACGGAAAACCTCATGATGGCCGTGCACCTGACTACGATGACTGGACAACAGAGTCTGAAAATGGCTACAAGGGGTTGAATGGCGATATTCTCGTTTGGAACGAATCTCTTGGTTGTGCCTTTGAACTTTCATCAATGGGGATTCGGGTAGATGAGGATACCCTTCGTCGCCAAGTGGCTCTTACCGGAGACGAAGATCGTCTTGAGCTGGAATGGCATAAAGCCTTGCTTAACGGTCTTTTCCCACTGACAATCGGTGGAGGTATCGGACAGTCTCGGATGGCCATGTTCCTTCTTCGTAAGAAACACATCGGAGAGGTTCAGACCAGTGTTTGGCCTCAAGAAGTTCGCGATACGTACGAAAATATTTTGTAG
- a CDS encoding diaminopimelate decarboxylase, with amino-acid sequence MKTPFISREDLETIVAEFPTPFHLYDEKGIREKARAVNQAFSWNKGFKEYFAVKATPTPAILKILKEEGCGVDCSSYVELLMSHKLDFPGSEIMFSSNNTPDKEYAYARELGATINLDAFEDIEHLERAAGIPEIISCRYNPGGVFELGTDIMDNPGEAKFGMTKDQLFEAFAILKEKGAKTFGIHSFLASNTVTHLYYPELARQLFELAVEIKEKLGISLDFINLSGGIGVNYRPDQEPNDIAVIGEGVRKVYEEVLTPAGLGQVKIFTELGRFMLAPHGALVTRVTHKKKTYRTYLGVDASAVNLMRPAMYGAYHHITNLTHPDGPVEVVDVVGSLCENNDKFAVNRELPHTEIGDLLVIHDTGAHGFSMGYQYNAKLRSAEILYTEEGKTRQIRRAERPEDYFATLYGFDFESDQ; translated from the coding sequence ATGAAAACACCATTTATCAGCCGAGAAGATTTAGAAACAATTGTTGCAGAGTTCCCGACTCCCTTCCACTTGTATGACGAGAAGGGGATTCGTGAAAAAGCAAGAGCCGTCAACCAGGCCTTTTCTTGGAATAAGGGTTTTAAGGAATATTTTGCAGTTAAGGCTACTCCAACCCCAGCCATCTTGAAAATTCTCAAAGAGGAAGGTTGCGGTGTGGACTGTTCTAGTTACGTGGAGCTCTTGATGAGCCATAAGCTGGATTTCCCCGGTTCTGAGATCATGTTCTCTTCTAACAACACGCCTGACAAGGAATATGCCTATGCGCGTGAATTGGGCGCAACCATTAACTTGGATGCCTTTGAAGATATTGAACATCTGGAGCGAGCGGCAGGCATTCCAGAAATCATCTCTTGTCGTTACAATCCTGGAGGAGTTTTTGAGCTAGGAACAGATATCATGGACAATCCTGGGGAGGCTAAGTTTGGGATGACCAAGGACCAGCTTTTTGAAGCCTTTGCCATCTTGAAGGAAAAAGGAGCCAAGACTTTTGGGATTCACTCTTTCCTAGCATCCAATACCGTCACCCATCTCTACTACCCAGAGTTGGCGCGTCAGCTCTTTGAATTGGCTGTTGAAATCAAGGAAAAGTTGGGCATTTCACTAGACTTTATCAATCTTTCCGGCGGAATCGGAGTCAATTACCGCCCAGACCAGGAGCCAAATGACATCGCTGTGATTGGTGAGGGAGTTCGTAAGGTTTATGAGGAAGTCCTCACACCTGCAGGACTTGGTCAGGTCAAGATTTTTACTGAATTAGGCCGCTTTATGTTGGCGCCTCACGGAGCTTTGGTCACAAGAGTCACTCATAAGAAAAAAACCTACCGTACCTATCTGGGCGTGGATGCATCAGCAGTCAACCTCATGCGCCCCGCCATGTATGGAGCCTACCACCATATCACCAATCTGACCCATCCAGATGGACCAGTTGAGGTGGTAGATGTGGTTGGTTCACTCTGTGAAAACAATGATAAATTTGCAGTGAACCGCGAACTACCTCATACAGAAATCGGTGATTTGCTAGTGATTCATGATACAGGTGCACATGGATTCTCCATGGGTTACCAGTACAATGCAAAATTACGCTCGGCAGAAATCCTCTATACCGAAGAAGGAAAAACCCGCCAAATCCGCCGTGCAGAGCGTCCTGAGGACTATTTTGCAACCTTGTATGGTTTTGATTTTGAATCGGATCAGTAA
- a CDS encoding 3'-5' exoribonuclease YhaM family protein, protein MKISHMKKDELFEGFYLIKSADLRQTRAGKNYLAFTFQDDSGEIEGKLWDAQPHNVEAFTAGKVVHMQGRREVYNNTPQVNQITLRLPQPGEPNDPADFKVKSPVDVKEIRDYMSQMIFKIENPVWQRIVRSLYTKYDKEFYSYPAAKTNHHAFETGLAFHTATMVRLADAISDIYPQLNKSLLYAGIMLHDLAKVLELSGPDQTEYTVRGNLIGHIALIDSEITKTVMELGIDDTREEVVLLRHVILSHHGLLEYGSPVRPRIMEAEIIHMIDNLDASMMMMSTALALVDKGEMTNKIFAMDNRSFYKPDLD, encoded by the coding sequence ATGAAGATTAGTCACATGAAAAAAGATGAGCTGTTTGAAGGTTTTTACCTGATTAAGTCAGCTGACCTAAGACAGACGCGTGCTGGGAAAAATTACCTAGCCTTTACCTTCCAAGACGATAGTGGCGAGATTGAAGGGAAACTCTGGGATGCCCAACCTCATAACGTTGAGGCCTTTACCGCAGGGAAAGTCGTCCACATGCAGGGACGTCGAGAAGTTTATAATAATACACCTCAAGTCAATCAAATTACTCTTCGCTTGCCTCAGCCTGGGGAACCCAATGATCCAGCTGATTTCAAGGTCAAGTCGCCGGTTGATGTCAAGGAAATTCGTGACTACATGTCGCAAATGATTTTCAAGATTGAAAATCCTGTCTGGCAGCGTATCGTTCGTAGTCTCTACACCAAGTATGATAAGGAATTCTACTCCTATCCGGCTGCCAAGACCAACCACCATGCCTTTGAAACGGGTTTGGCTTTTCACACGGCAACCATGGTGCGTTTGGCAGATGCCATTAGCGATATCTATCCTCAGCTCAACAAGAGCCTGCTCTATGCTGGGATTATGCTACACGACTTGGCTAAGGTTTTAGAACTCAGTGGTCCCGATCAGACGGAGTACACAGTTCGAGGCAATCTCATCGGCCATATCGCCCTCATCGATAGTGAAATAACCAAGACAGTCATGGAACTAGGCATCGATGATACTAGGGAAGAAGTGGTGCTACTGCGCCATGTTATCCTCAGTCATCATGGCTTACTGGAGTATGGAAGTCCAGTCCGTCCACGTATCATGGAGGCGGAGATTATCCATATGATTGACAATCTAGATGCCAGCATGATGATGATGTCAACAGCTCTAGCTTTGGTGGATAAAGGAGAGATGACCAATAAAATCTTCGCTATGGACAATCGTTCCTTCTATAAACCAGATTTAGATTAA
- the coaD gene encoding pantetheine-phosphate adenylyltransferase has protein sequence MSDKIGLFTGSFDPMTNGHLDIIERASKLFDKLYVGVFYNPHKQGFLPVENRKRAVKKAVAHLANVEVLASHDQLVVDVARRLGAKTLVRGLRNATDLQYESSFDYYNHQLAPEIETIYLYSRQEHLYISSSAVRELLKFGQEIQQYVPNSVVEELEHEEKN, from the coding sequence ATGTCAGATAAAATTGGATTATTTACAGGTTCATTTGATCCGATGACAAATGGACATCTGGATATCATTGAACGTGCCAGCAAACTCTTTGATAAGCTCTATGTCGGGGTGTTCTACAATCCCCACAAACAAGGTTTTCTCCCTGTTGAAAATCGCAAACGGGCAGTCAAAAAAGCGGTGGCGCATTTAGCTAATGTAGAGGTGCTGGCTTCTCATGACCAACTAGTCGTCGATGTTGCAAGAAGACTGGGGGCTAAGACCCTTGTCCGTGGCTTGCGAAATGCCACCGACTTGCAATACGAGTCTAGCTTTGACTACTACAATCATCAACTGGCTCCAGAAATCGAAACCATTTATCTATATAGTCGCCAGGAGCATCTTTATATTAGCTCTTCAGCCGTGAGAGAACTTCTGAAGTTTGGTCAGGAGATTCAGCAATATGTCCCAAACAGTGTTGTGGAGGAATTAGAACATGAAGAAAAAAACTAG
- the purR gene encoding pur operon repressor, with protein sequence MKLRRSDRMVVISNYLINNPYKLTSLNTFAEKYESAKSSISEDIVIIKRAFEEIEIGHIQTVTGAGGGVIFTPSISSHEAKEMIADLRDKLSESDRILPGGYIYLSDLLSTPAILKNIGRIIAKSFMDQKIDAVMTVATKGVPLANAVANVLNVPFVIVRRDLKITEGSTVSVNYVSGSSGDRIEKMFLSKRSLKAGSRVLIVDDFLKGGGTVNGMISLLREFDSELAGVAVFADNAQEEREKQFDYKSLLKVTNIDVKNQSIDVEIGNIFDEDK encoded by the coding sequence ATGAAATTAAGAAGAAGTGATCGGATGGTTGTCATTTCCAACTATTTGATTAATAATCCATACAAACTAACAAGTCTCAATACCTTTGCAGAAAAGTACGAATCTGCTAAATCATCGATTTCAGAGGACATCGTGATTATCAAGCGTGCCTTTGAGGAAATCGAAATCGGCCATATTCAGACTGTGACTGGAGCAGGTGGTGGCGTTATCTTTACACCATCAATTTCGAGTCATGAAGCCAAAGAAATGATCGCAGACTTGCGTGACAAACTTTCAGAAAGCGACCGTATCTTGCCAGGTGGCTACATTTACCTGTCTGATTTGCTTAGTACGCCTGCCATTTTGAAAAATATTGGGCGTATCATTGCCAAGAGCTTTATGGACCAAAAAATCGATGCCGTTATGACAGTAGCAACTAAAGGGGTTCCACTCGCAAATGCAGTTGCCAATGTCCTCAACGTTCCATTTGTCATTGTGCGTCGTGACTTGAAAATTACCGAAGGTTCAACGGTCAGCGTCAACTATGTTTCAGGTTCCAGTGGTGACCGCATTGAGAAAATGTTCCTTTCAAAACGCAGTCTCAAGGCAGGCAGTCGTGTCTTGATCGTGGATGACTTCCTGAAAGGTGGCGGAACGGTCAACGGTATGATTAGTCTCTTGCGTGAGTTCGACTCTGAACTAGCTGGTGTCGCAGTCTTTGCAGACAATGCCCAAGAAGAACGTGAAAAGCAGTTTGATTACAAGTCACTCTTGAAAGTAACCAATATTGATGTCAAGAACCAATCCATCGATGTTGAGATTGGAAATATCTTTGACGAAGACAAATAA
- a CDS encoding SepM family pheromone-processing serine protease, with translation MKKKTRWPLYVILALVLTFLAFVVPLPYYIEVPGGAEDIRRVLKVNETEDTEAGAYQFVTVGIRHATLSHLVYAWLTPFTDIRSAKETTGGSTDAEFMRINQFYMQTSQNMAKYQGLKTAGKDIELKYLGVYVLTVTDNSTFKGILNIADTVTAVNDKTFDSSKDLVDYVNSQQLGDTVKVTYEEDGKVKSAEGKIITLENGKNGIGIGLIDRTEVTSDVPIRFSTAGIGGPSAGLMFSLAIYTQIADPGLRNGRIVAGTGTIDRDGNVGDIGGIDKKVVAASRQGANIFFAPDNPVTEEAKKADPNAKSNYETALEAAKTIKTEMKIVPVKTLQDAIDYLKNNP, from the coding sequence ATGAAGAAAAAAACTAGATGGCCCTTATATGTCATCCTAGCACTAGTATTGACTTTTTTAGCCTTTGTAGTACCTTTACCTTACTACATAGAAGTTCCGGGTGGAGCGGAAGATATTCGTCGCGTTTTGAAAGTCAATGAAACAGAAGACACAGAAGCAGGAGCTTACCAGTTTGTAACAGTCGGCATTCGACATGCAACCCTATCGCATCTTGTCTATGCTTGGTTAACACCTTTCACAGATATTAGAAGTGCCAAGGAGACTACGGGTGGCTCTACTGATGCAGAATTTATGCGGATTAATCAGTTCTACATGCAAACTTCTCAAAACATGGCCAAGTATCAAGGATTGAAGACCGCTGGTAAGGATATTGAACTCAAGTATCTGGGAGTTTATGTCTTGACCGTGACGGACAATTCAACTTTTAAGGGCATTCTGAACATAGCAGACACCGTGACGGCTGTTAATGACAAAACATTTGACAGTTCAAAAGACTTGGTCGATTATGTTAATTCTCAACAATTAGGGGATACGGTCAAGGTAACCTATGAGGAAGACGGAAAAGTCAAGTCTGCAGAAGGTAAAATTATCACTCTCGAAAACGGGAAAAACGGTATTGGGATTGGTTTGATTGACCGTACAGAAGTGACCAGTGACGTTCCAATTCGCTTTTCAACAGCTGGTATCGGCGGGCCAAGTGCCGGTCTCATGTTTAGCCTCGCTATTTACACCCAGATAGCAGATCCAGGACTTCGTAATGGTCGCATCGTTGCGGGAACGGGAACTATTGATCGTGATGGGAATGTTGGTGACATCGGTGGAATTGACAAAAAAGTGGTTGCAGCCTCTCGTCAGGGAGCCAACATCTTTTTTGCTCCTGACAATCCAGTCACCGAGGAAGCAAAAAAAGCAGATCCCAATGCGAAAAGTAACTATGAAACAGCCCTAGAAGCTGCTAAAACGATCAAAACGGAGATGAAAATCGTTCCGGTTAAGACCTTGCAGGATGCAATTGATTACCTTAAAAACAATCCCTAA